The following are from one region of the Numenius arquata chromosome 23, bNumArq3.hap1.1, whole genome shotgun sequence genome:
- the NFE2L1 gene encoding endoplasmic reticulum membrane sensor NFE2L1 isoform X3, translating into MLSLKKYFTEGLIQFTILLSLIGVRVDVDTYLNSQLPPLREIILGQSSAYTQTQFHNLRNTLDGYGIHPKSVDLDYYFTARRLLNQVRALDRFQVPTTEVNAWLVHRDPEGSVSGSQPSAGIALENGSGLQDGNSPDNGVRESGAEQGFGEELEDLGAVAAPVNGDLTKEDIDLIDILWRQDIDLGAGREIFDYSHRQKESEVDKELSDGRERGDSWRSGGNEILDRNLLVDGETGESFPAQFPAADVSTLSEAVPGESRPAGIQTSLLSPLLAETESPFDLEQQWQDLMSIMEMQAMEVNNTTAETLYNGTSGDLLTSNYSLAPNTPINQNVSLHQASLGSCSQDFSLFSSEIESPTMAGSSALLQLAPDNSTGLNTTFGSTNLSGIFFPPQLNSTVNETAGPELPDPLGGLLDEAMLDEISLMDLAIEEGFNPVQASQLEEEFDSDSGLSLDSGHSPASLSSSEASSSSSSSSSSSSSSSFSEEGAVGYSSDSENVDFEEAEGAVGYQPEYSKFCRMSYQDPSQLHYLPYLEHVGHNHTYNMAPGALDPEEPKLPNAGKKSSKEKPSEFLDKQMSRDEHRARAMKIPFTNDKIINLPVEEFNELLSKYQLSEAQLSLIRDIRRRGKNKMAAQNCRKRKLDTILNLERDVEDLQRDKSKLLREKVEFLKSIRQMKQKVQNLYQEVFGRLRDENGQPYSPSQYALQYASDGSVILIPRAVADQQVRRQERKQKDRRK; encoded by the exons ATGCTTTCTCTGAAGAAATACTTCACCGAAGGCCTCATCCAGTTCACCATTCTGCTCAGCCTGATCGGCGTTCGCGTGGACGTGGACACCTACCTGAACTCGCAGCTCCCTCCTCTGCGGGAGATCATTCTTGGCCAGAGCTCCGCTTACACCCAGACCCAGTTTCACAACCTGCGTAACACCTTGGATGGCTATGGCATCCACCCAAAAAGCGTAGACCTGGACTATTACTTCACCGCTCGCAGGCTACTCAACCAGGTGAGGGCCCTGGACAGGTTTCAGGTGCCCACCACCGAAGTCAACGCTTGGTTGGTGCACAGAGACCCCGAAGGCTCCGTCTCCGGTAGCCAGCCCAGCGCTGGCATCGCCTTAGAGAACGGCAGCGGCCTGCAGGATGGGAACAGTCCTGACAACGGGGTGAGGGAGAGCGGAGCAGAGCAAGGCTTTGGGGAAGAACTGGAAGATTTGGGAGCGGTGGCTGCCCCGGTGAATGGAGACCTGACCAAAGAG GACATCGATTTGATTGACATCCTGTGGAGACAGGATATTGATCTCGGCGCTGGGCGAGAGATTTTTGACTACAGCCACCGTCAGAAAGAGAGCGAAGTGGACAAAGAGCTGAGCGATGGGAGGGAGCGCGGGGACAGCTGGAGGAGCGGAGGGAATGAGATCTTGGATAGAAACCTACTAGTTGATGGAGAGACCGGGGAGAGTTTCCCTGCGCAG TTCCCAGCTGCGGATGTCTCCACCCTGAGCGAAGCCGTGCCCGGCGAGAGCAGGCCGGCGGGCATCCAGACCagcctgctgtcccctctcctcgCCGAGACCGAGTCGCCCTTCGATCTGGAGCAGCAGTGGCAGGACCTCATGTCTATCATGGAAATGCAG GCTATGGAAGTGAACAACACAACCGCAGAAACCCTCTACAACGGCACGAGCGGGGACCTGCTGACTTCTAACTACAGCCTCGCCCCCAACACTCCCATCAATCAGAATGTCAGCCTGCATCAGGCCTCCCTGGGGAGCTGCTCGCAGGACTTCTCCCTCTTCAGCTCCGAAATCGAAAGCCCCACCATGGCTGGTAGCTCGGCCTTGCTCCAGCTGGCGCCGGACAACTCCACCGGCCTCAACACCACCTTCGGCTCCACCAACTTGAGCGGcatcttcttccctccccagttGAACAGCACGGTCAACGAGACGGCCGGCCCCGAGCTGCCGGACCCGCTGGGAGGTCTTTTAGACGAAGCCATGCTTGATGAGATCAGCTTGATGGACTTGGCCATTGAAGAAGGTTTCAACCCGGTGCAGGCCTCCCAGCTGGAAGAGGAGTTTGATTCCGACTCAGGTCTTTCCCTGGATTCCGGCCACAGTCCTGCTTCTCTGAGCAGCTCAgaagcttcctcctcctcctcctcttcttcctcctcctcttcctcctcctcgtttTCTGAGGAAGGAGCTGTCGGCTACAGCTCAGACTCTGAAAACGTGGACTTTGAAGAAGCGGAAGGGGCGGTTGGATACCAGCCAGAGTACAGCAAGTTCTGCCGCATGAGCTACCAGGACCCGTCGCAGCTCCATTACTTGCCTTACCTGGAGCACGTTGGCCACAACCACACCTACAACATGGCGCCGGGGGCCCTGGATCCCGAGGAGCCCAAACTGCCCAACGCGGGGAAGAAGAGCAGCAAGGAGAAGCCGTCCGAGTTCCTGGATAAGCAGATGAGCAGAGACGAGCATCGAGCCAGAGCCATGAAGATCCCTTTCACCAATGACAAGATCATCAACCTGCCGGTGGAGGAGTTCAACGAGCTCCTCTCCAAGTACCAGCTGAGCGAGGCCCAGCTCAGCCTCATCCGTGACATCCGGAGGCGAGGCAAGAACAAGATGGCTGCCCAAAACTGCCGCAAGAGGAAGCTGGACACCATCCTCAACTTGGAACGGGACGTGGAGGACTTGCAACGGGACAAATCCAAACTGCTCAGGGAGAAAGTGGAATTCCTCAAATCCATCCGCCAGATGAAGCAAAAGGTGCAGAACCTCTACCAAGAAGTCTTCGGCCGCCTGCGGGACGAAAACGGCCAGCCCTACTCCCCCAGCCAGTACGCCCTGCAGTACGCCAGCGACGGCAGCGTCATCTTGATACCCCGCGCCGTGGCCGACCAGCAGGTCCGGCGGCAGGAGCGGAAACAGAAGGACCGAAGGAAGtga
- the NFE2L1 gene encoding endoplasmic reticulum membrane sensor NFE2L1 isoform X1: protein MLSLKKYFTEGLIQFTILLSLIGVRVDVDTYLNSQLPPLREIILGQSSAYTQTQFHNLRNTLDGYGIHPKSVDLDYYFTARRLLNQVRALDRFQVPTTEVNAWLVHRDPEGSVSGSQPSAGIALENGSGLQDGNSPDNGVRESGAEQGFGEELEDLGAVAAPVNGDLTKEDIDLIDILWRQDIDLGAGREIFDYSHRQKESEVDKELSDGRERGDSWRSGGNEILDRNLLVDGETGESFPAQVPGAEDQTALSLEECLRLLEATFPFGENSEFPAADVSTLSEAVPGESRPAGIQTSLLSPLLAETESPFDLEQQWQDLMSIMEMQAMEVNNTTAETLYNGTSGDLLTSNYSLAPNTPINQNVSLHQASLGSCSQDFSLFSSEIESPTMAGSSALLQLAPDNSTGLNTTFGSTNLSGIFFPPQLNSTVNETAGPELPDPLGGLLDEAMLDEISLMDLAIEEGFNPVQASQLEEEFDSDSGLSLDSGHSPASLSSSEASSSSSSSSSSSSSSSFSEEGAVGYSSDSENVDFEEAEGAVGYQPEYSKFCRMSYQDPSQLHYLPYLEHVGHNHTYNMAPGALDPEEPKLPNAGKKSSKEKPSEFLDKQMSRDEHRARAMKIPFTNDKIINLPVEEFNELLSKYQLSEAQLSLIRDIRRRGKNKMAAQNCRKRKLDTILNLERDVEDLQRDKSKLLREKVEFLKSIRQMKQKVQNLYQEVFGRLRDENGQPYSPSQYALQYASDGSVILIPRAVADQQVRRQERKQKDRRK from the exons ATGCTTTCTCTGAAGAAATACTTCACCGAAGGCCTCATCCAGTTCACCATTCTGCTCAGCCTGATCGGCGTTCGCGTGGACGTGGACACCTACCTGAACTCGCAGCTCCCTCCTCTGCGGGAGATCATTCTTGGCCAGAGCTCCGCTTACACCCAGACCCAGTTTCACAACCTGCGTAACACCTTGGATGGCTATGGCATCCACCCAAAAAGCGTAGACCTGGACTATTACTTCACCGCTCGCAGGCTACTCAACCAGGTGAGGGCCCTGGACAGGTTTCAGGTGCCCACCACCGAAGTCAACGCTTGGTTGGTGCACAGAGACCCCGAAGGCTCCGTCTCCGGTAGCCAGCCCAGCGCTGGCATCGCCTTAGAGAACGGCAGCGGCCTGCAGGATGGGAACAGTCCTGACAACGGGGTGAGGGAGAGCGGAGCAGAGCAAGGCTTTGGGGAAGAACTGGAAGATTTGGGAGCGGTGGCTGCCCCGGTGAATGGAGACCTGACCAAAGAG GACATCGATTTGATTGACATCCTGTGGAGACAGGATATTGATCTCGGCGCTGGGCGAGAGATTTTTGACTACAGCCACCGTCAGAAAGAGAGCGAAGTGGACAAAGAGCTGAGCGATGGGAGGGAGCGCGGGGACAGCTGGAGGAGCGGAGGGAATGAGATCTTGGATAGAAACCTACTAGTTGATGGAGAGACCGGGGAGAGTTTCCCTGCGCAG GTGCCCGGTGCGGAGGATCAGacagccctgtccctggaggagtGCCTTAGGCTGCTGGAGGCCACCTTCCCTTTCGGGGAGAATTCAGAG TTCCCAGCTGCGGATGTCTCCACCCTGAGCGAAGCCGTGCCCGGCGAGAGCAGGCCGGCGGGCATCCAGACCagcctgctgtcccctctcctcgCCGAGACCGAGTCGCCCTTCGATCTGGAGCAGCAGTGGCAGGACCTCATGTCTATCATGGAAATGCAG GCTATGGAAGTGAACAACACAACCGCAGAAACCCTCTACAACGGCACGAGCGGGGACCTGCTGACTTCTAACTACAGCCTCGCCCCCAACACTCCCATCAATCAGAATGTCAGCCTGCATCAGGCCTCCCTGGGGAGCTGCTCGCAGGACTTCTCCCTCTTCAGCTCCGAAATCGAAAGCCCCACCATGGCTGGTAGCTCGGCCTTGCTCCAGCTGGCGCCGGACAACTCCACCGGCCTCAACACCACCTTCGGCTCCACCAACTTGAGCGGcatcttcttccctccccagttGAACAGCACGGTCAACGAGACGGCCGGCCCCGAGCTGCCGGACCCGCTGGGAGGTCTTTTAGACGAAGCCATGCTTGATGAGATCAGCTTGATGGACTTGGCCATTGAAGAAGGTTTCAACCCGGTGCAGGCCTCCCAGCTGGAAGAGGAGTTTGATTCCGACTCAGGTCTTTCCCTGGATTCCGGCCACAGTCCTGCTTCTCTGAGCAGCTCAgaagcttcctcctcctcctcctcttcttcctcctcctcttcctcctcctcgtttTCTGAGGAAGGAGCTGTCGGCTACAGCTCAGACTCTGAAAACGTGGACTTTGAAGAAGCGGAAGGGGCGGTTGGATACCAGCCAGAGTACAGCAAGTTCTGCCGCATGAGCTACCAGGACCCGTCGCAGCTCCATTACTTGCCTTACCTGGAGCACGTTGGCCACAACCACACCTACAACATGGCGCCGGGGGCCCTGGATCCCGAGGAGCCCAAACTGCCCAACGCGGGGAAGAAGAGCAGCAAGGAGAAGCCGTCCGAGTTCCTGGATAAGCAGATGAGCAGAGACGAGCATCGAGCCAGAGCCATGAAGATCCCTTTCACCAATGACAAGATCATCAACCTGCCGGTGGAGGAGTTCAACGAGCTCCTCTCCAAGTACCAGCTGAGCGAGGCCCAGCTCAGCCTCATCCGTGACATCCGGAGGCGAGGCAAGAACAAGATGGCTGCCCAAAACTGCCGCAAGAGGAAGCTGGACACCATCCTCAACTTGGAACGGGACGTGGAGGACTTGCAACGGGACAAATCCAAACTGCTCAGGGAGAAAGTGGAATTCCTCAAATCCATCCGCCAGATGAAGCAAAAGGTGCAGAACCTCTACCAAGAAGTCTTCGGCCGCCTGCGGGACGAAAACGGCCAGCCCTACTCCCCCAGCCAGTACGCCCTGCAGTACGCCAGCGACGGCAGCGTCATCTTGATACCCCGCGCCGTGGCCGACCAGCAGGTCCGGCGGCAGGAGCGGAAACAGAAGGACCGAAGGAAGtga
- the NFE2L1 gene encoding endoplasmic reticulum membrane sensor NFE2L1 isoform X5, with amino-acid sequence MLSLKKYFTEGLIQFTILLSLIGVRVDVDTYLNSQLPPLREIILGQSSAYTQTQFHNLRNTLDGYGIHPKSVDLDYYFTARRLLNQVRALDRFQVPTTEVNAWLVHRDPEGSVSGSQPSAGIALENGSGLQDGNSPDNGVRESGAEQGFGEELEDLGAVAAPVNGDLTKEVPGAEDQTALSLEECLRLLEATFPFGENSEFPAADVSTLSEAVPGESRPAGIQTSLLSPLLAETESPFDLEQQWQDLMSIMEMQAMEVNNTTAETLYNGTSGDLLTSNYSLAPNTPINQNVSLHQASLGSCSQDFSLFSSEIESPTMAGSSALLQLAPDNSTGLNTTFGSTNLSGIFFPPQLNSTVNETAGPELPDPLGGLLDEAMLDEISLMDLAIEEGFNPVQASQLEEEFDSDSGLSLDSGHSPASLSSSEASSSSSSSSSSSSSSSFSEEGAVGYSSDSENVDFEEAEGAVGYQPEYSKFCRMSYQDPSQLHYLPYLEHVGHNHTYNMAPGALDPEEPKLPNAGKKSSKEKPSEFLDKQMSRDEHRARAMKIPFTNDKIINLPVEEFNELLSKYQLSEAQLSLIRDIRRRGKNKMAAQNCRKRKLDTILNLERDVEDLQRDKSKLLREKVEFLKSIRQMKQKVQNLYQEVFGRLRDENGQPYSPSQYALQYASDGSVILIPRAVADQQVRRQERKQKDRRK; translated from the exons ATGCTTTCTCTGAAGAAATACTTCACCGAAGGCCTCATCCAGTTCACCATTCTGCTCAGCCTGATCGGCGTTCGCGTGGACGTGGACACCTACCTGAACTCGCAGCTCCCTCCTCTGCGGGAGATCATTCTTGGCCAGAGCTCCGCTTACACCCAGACCCAGTTTCACAACCTGCGTAACACCTTGGATGGCTATGGCATCCACCCAAAAAGCGTAGACCTGGACTATTACTTCACCGCTCGCAGGCTACTCAACCAGGTGAGGGCCCTGGACAGGTTTCAGGTGCCCACCACCGAAGTCAACGCTTGGTTGGTGCACAGAGACCCCGAAGGCTCCGTCTCCGGTAGCCAGCCCAGCGCTGGCATCGCCTTAGAGAACGGCAGCGGCCTGCAGGATGGGAACAGTCCTGACAACGGGGTGAGGGAGAGCGGAGCAGAGCAAGGCTTTGGGGAAGAACTGGAAGATTTGGGAGCGGTGGCTGCCCCGGTGAATGGAGACCTGACCAAAGAG GTGCCCGGTGCGGAGGATCAGacagccctgtccctggaggagtGCCTTAGGCTGCTGGAGGCCACCTTCCCTTTCGGGGAGAATTCAGAG TTCCCAGCTGCGGATGTCTCCACCCTGAGCGAAGCCGTGCCCGGCGAGAGCAGGCCGGCGGGCATCCAGACCagcctgctgtcccctctcctcgCCGAGACCGAGTCGCCCTTCGATCTGGAGCAGCAGTGGCAGGACCTCATGTCTATCATGGAAATGCAG GCTATGGAAGTGAACAACACAACCGCAGAAACCCTCTACAACGGCACGAGCGGGGACCTGCTGACTTCTAACTACAGCCTCGCCCCCAACACTCCCATCAATCAGAATGTCAGCCTGCATCAGGCCTCCCTGGGGAGCTGCTCGCAGGACTTCTCCCTCTTCAGCTCCGAAATCGAAAGCCCCACCATGGCTGGTAGCTCGGCCTTGCTCCAGCTGGCGCCGGACAACTCCACCGGCCTCAACACCACCTTCGGCTCCACCAACTTGAGCGGcatcttcttccctccccagttGAACAGCACGGTCAACGAGACGGCCGGCCCCGAGCTGCCGGACCCGCTGGGAGGTCTTTTAGACGAAGCCATGCTTGATGAGATCAGCTTGATGGACTTGGCCATTGAAGAAGGTTTCAACCCGGTGCAGGCCTCCCAGCTGGAAGAGGAGTTTGATTCCGACTCAGGTCTTTCCCTGGATTCCGGCCACAGTCCTGCTTCTCTGAGCAGCTCAgaagcttcctcctcctcctcctcttcttcctcctcctcttcctcctcctcgtttTCTGAGGAAGGAGCTGTCGGCTACAGCTCAGACTCTGAAAACGTGGACTTTGAAGAAGCGGAAGGGGCGGTTGGATACCAGCCAGAGTACAGCAAGTTCTGCCGCATGAGCTACCAGGACCCGTCGCAGCTCCATTACTTGCCTTACCTGGAGCACGTTGGCCACAACCACACCTACAACATGGCGCCGGGGGCCCTGGATCCCGAGGAGCCCAAACTGCCCAACGCGGGGAAGAAGAGCAGCAAGGAGAAGCCGTCCGAGTTCCTGGATAAGCAGATGAGCAGAGACGAGCATCGAGCCAGAGCCATGAAGATCCCTTTCACCAATGACAAGATCATCAACCTGCCGGTGGAGGAGTTCAACGAGCTCCTCTCCAAGTACCAGCTGAGCGAGGCCCAGCTCAGCCTCATCCGTGACATCCGGAGGCGAGGCAAGAACAAGATGGCTGCCCAAAACTGCCGCAAGAGGAAGCTGGACACCATCCTCAACTTGGAACGGGACGTGGAGGACTTGCAACGGGACAAATCCAAACTGCTCAGGGAGAAAGTGGAATTCCTCAAATCCATCCGCCAGATGAAGCAAAAGGTGCAGAACCTCTACCAAGAAGTCTTCGGCCGCCTGCGGGACGAAAACGGCCAGCCCTACTCCCCCAGCCAGTACGCCCTGCAGTACGCCAGCGACGGCAGCGTCATCTTGATACCCCGCGCCGTGGCCGACCAGCAGGTCCGGCGGCAGGAGCGGAAACAGAAGGACCGAAGGAAGtga
- the NFE2L1 gene encoding endoplasmic reticulum membrane sensor NFE2L1 isoform X4, whose amino-acid sequence MLSLKKYFTEGLIQFTILLSLIGVRVDVDTYLNSQLPPLREIILGQSSAYTQTQFHNLRNTLDGYGIHPKSVDLDYYFTARRLLNQVRALDRFQVPTTEVNAWLVHRDPEGSVSGSQPSAGIALENGSGLQDGNSPDNGVRESGAEQGFGEELEDLGAVAAPVNGDLTKEDIDLGAGREIFDYSHRQKESEVDKELSDGRERGDSWRSGGNEILDRNLLVDGETGESFPAQFPAADVSTLSEAVPGESRPAGIQTSLLSPLLAETESPFDLEQQWQDLMSIMEMQAMEVNNTTAETLYNGTSGDLLTSNYSLAPNTPINQNVSLHQASLGSCSQDFSLFSSEIESPTMAGSSALLQLAPDNSTGLNTTFGSTNLSGIFFPPQLNSTVNETAGPELPDPLGGLLDEAMLDEISLMDLAIEEGFNPVQASQLEEEFDSDSGLSLDSGHSPASLSSSEASSSSSSSSSSSSSSSFSEEGAVGYSSDSENVDFEEAEGAVGYQPEYSKFCRMSYQDPSQLHYLPYLEHVGHNHTYNMAPGALDPEEPKLPNAGKKSSKEKPSEFLDKQMSRDEHRARAMKIPFTNDKIINLPVEEFNELLSKYQLSEAQLSLIRDIRRRGKNKMAAQNCRKRKLDTILNLERDVEDLQRDKSKLLREKVEFLKSIRQMKQKVQNLYQEVFGRLRDENGQPYSPSQYALQYASDGSVILIPRAVADQQVRRQERKQKDRRK is encoded by the exons ATGCTTTCTCTGAAGAAATACTTCACCGAAGGCCTCATCCAGTTCACCATTCTGCTCAGCCTGATCGGCGTTCGCGTGGACGTGGACACCTACCTGAACTCGCAGCTCCCTCCTCTGCGGGAGATCATTCTTGGCCAGAGCTCCGCTTACACCCAGACCCAGTTTCACAACCTGCGTAACACCTTGGATGGCTATGGCATCCACCCAAAAAGCGTAGACCTGGACTATTACTTCACCGCTCGCAGGCTACTCAACCAGGTGAGGGCCCTGGACAGGTTTCAGGTGCCCACCACCGAAGTCAACGCTTGGTTGGTGCACAGAGACCCCGAAGGCTCCGTCTCCGGTAGCCAGCCCAGCGCTGGCATCGCCTTAGAGAACGGCAGCGGCCTGCAGGATGGGAACAGTCCTGACAACGGGGTGAGGGAGAGCGGAGCAGAGCAAGGCTTTGGGGAAGAACTGGAAGATTTGGGAGCGGTGGCTGCCCCGGTGAATGGAGACCTGACCAAAGAG GATATTGATCTCGGCGCTGGGCGAGAGATTTTTGACTACAGCCACCGTCAGAAAGAGAGCGAAGTGGACAAAGAGCTGAGCGATGGGAGGGAGCGCGGGGACAGCTGGAGGAGCGGAGGGAATGAGATCTTGGATAGAAACCTACTAGTTGATGGAGAGACCGGGGAGAGTTTCCCTGCGCAG TTCCCAGCTGCGGATGTCTCCACCCTGAGCGAAGCCGTGCCCGGCGAGAGCAGGCCGGCGGGCATCCAGACCagcctgctgtcccctctcctcgCCGAGACCGAGTCGCCCTTCGATCTGGAGCAGCAGTGGCAGGACCTCATGTCTATCATGGAAATGCAG GCTATGGAAGTGAACAACACAACCGCAGAAACCCTCTACAACGGCACGAGCGGGGACCTGCTGACTTCTAACTACAGCCTCGCCCCCAACACTCCCATCAATCAGAATGTCAGCCTGCATCAGGCCTCCCTGGGGAGCTGCTCGCAGGACTTCTCCCTCTTCAGCTCCGAAATCGAAAGCCCCACCATGGCTGGTAGCTCGGCCTTGCTCCAGCTGGCGCCGGACAACTCCACCGGCCTCAACACCACCTTCGGCTCCACCAACTTGAGCGGcatcttcttccctccccagttGAACAGCACGGTCAACGAGACGGCCGGCCCCGAGCTGCCGGACCCGCTGGGAGGTCTTTTAGACGAAGCCATGCTTGATGAGATCAGCTTGATGGACTTGGCCATTGAAGAAGGTTTCAACCCGGTGCAGGCCTCCCAGCTGGAAGAGGAGTTTGATTCCGACTCAGGTCTTTCCCTGGATTCCGGCCACAGTCCTGCTTCTCTGAGCAGCTCAgaagcttcctcctcctcctcctcttcttcctcctcctcttcctcctcctcgtttTCTGAGGAAGGAGCTGTCGGCTACAGCTCAGACTCTGAAAACGTGGACTTTGAAGAAGCGGAAGGGGCGGTTGGATACCAGCCAGAGTACAGCAAGTTCTGCCGCATGAGCTACCAGGACCCGTCGCAGCTCCATTACTTGCCTTACCTGGAGCACGTTGGCCACAACCACACCTACAACATGGCGCCGGGGGCCCTGGATCCCGAGGAGCCCAAACTGCCCAACGCGGGGAAGAAGAGCAGCAAGGAGAAGCCGTCCGAGTTCCTGGATAAGCAGATGAGCAGAGACGAGCATCGAGCCAGAGCCATGAAGATCCCTTTCACCAATGACAAGATCATCAACCTGCCGGTGGAGGAGTTCAACGAGCTCCTCTCCAAGTACCAGCTGAGCGAGGCCCAGCTCAGCCTCATCCGTGACATCCGGAGGCGAGGCAAGAACAAGATGGCTGCCCAAAACTGCCGCAAGAGGAAGCTGGACACCATCCTCAACTTGGAACGGGACGTGGAGGACTTGCAACGGGACAAATCCAAACTGCTCAGGGAGAAAGTGGAATTCCTCAAATCCATCCGCCAGATGAAGCAAAAGGTGCAGAACCTCTACCAAGAAGTCTTCGGCCGCCTGCGGGACGAAAACGGCCAGCCCTACTCCCCCAGCCAGTACGCCCTGCAGTACGCCAGCGACGGCAGCGTCATCTTGATACCCCGCGCCGTGGCCGACCAGCAGGTCCGGCGGCAGGAGCGGAAACAGAAGGACCGAAGGAAGtga